A single genomic interval of Lathyrus oleraceus cultivar Zhongwan6 chromosome 7, CAAS_Psat_ZW6_1.0, whole genome shotgun sequence harbors:
- the LOC127105413 gene encoding serine acetyltransferase 1, chloroplastic → MMRGRFLNFFLNPTPKKWSLLSLTHHKSQSHQFTSVSNPVEPNSKNLLPHDNGKIFTPSFGIIKTLHTSSVAEQSEKEEVEDSMWMKMKEEAKDDVSVEPILSGYYHISVLSHKSLESGLANHLAVKLSSVSLPSTTLSDLFGEVLESDKDIMDAVKNDMKAVKERDPACITHVHCFLNFKGFLACQAHRIAHNLWTNGRKVLAVIIQNRVCEVFGVDIHPGAKFGSGILFDHATGIVVGETAVIGNDVSILHSVTLGGTGKSHGDRHPKIGDGVLIGAGTCILGNVKIGEGAKIGAGSVVIKEVPPRTTVVGNPAKLVGGKNNPIKLDKIPSHTMDHVSNISEFYDYVI, encoded by the coding sequence ATGATGAGAGGACGATTCCTCAACTTCTTTCTCAATCCAACCCCAAAAAAATGGTCTCTTCTTTCTCTTACCCATCACAAATCTCAATCTCACCAATTCACCTCTGTTTCAAATCCTGTTGAACCAAATTCAAAGAATCTTTTACCTCATGATAATGGAAAAATCTTCACACCAAGTTTTGGGATCATCAAAACCTTGCATACTAGTTCTGTTGCTGAACAGTCTGAAAAAGAAGAGGTTGAAGATTCCATgtggatgaagatgaaagaagAAGCTAAAGATGATGTTTCTGTTGAACCTATTTTGTCTGGTTACTATCATATTTCAGTTCTGTCTCATAAATCATTGGAGAGTGGTTTGGCTAATCACTTAGCTGTTAAATTAAGCAGTGTAAGTCTTCCTAGTACAACTCTTTCGGATCTttttggtgaagttttggaatcTGATAAAGATATTATGGATGCTGTGAAGAATGATATGAAAGCTGTTAAGGAAAGAGATCCTGCTTGTATAACTCATGTTCATTGTTTCTTGAATTTCAAAGGCTTTTTAGCATGTCAAGCTCATAGGATAGCTCATAATTTGTGGACAAATGGAAGGAAGGTTTTGGCTGTTATAATTCAGAATCGAGTTTGTGAGGTTTTCGGAGTTGATATTCATCCGGGAGCGAAGTTCGGGAGTGGAATTTTGTTCGATCACGCGACGGGGATCGTGGTCGGAGAGACGGCTGTGATTGGAAATGATGTGTCGATTCTGCATAGCGTGACGTTGGGAGGGACTGGTAAGTCTCATGGCGATAGGCATCCGAAGATTGGCGACGGGGTGTTGATTGGTGCGGGGACTTGTATTTTGGGGAATGTTAAGATCGGTGAAGGTGCGAAAATCGGTGCTGGTTCGGTTGTGATTAAGGAAGTGCCTCCGAGGACTACTGTCGTTGGGAATCCGGCGAAGTTGGTTGGAGGGAAGAACAATCCTATTAAGCTTGATAAGATTCCTAGCCATACTATGGATCATGTTTCAAATATTTCTGAGTTTTATGATTATGTTATTTAG